tgcatgtagttgcattcatatagataggttgcatttcatacattctaccatTCCCCTTCACTCGtttagttctcttgagcttagcatgaggacatgctaatgtttaagtatggggagattgataaaccactattttatggtttatcttgtgctcaattgagtggtttttatcaattctttacatacttattcatataatttgcatggttttacaattccttcccagaatttgttctatgattgaaaacttgcttcctagagtctttaatttgtgtattttaatcatctcttattactatttgatgtcttgatatgtgtattaagtgatttcagagtttatagggcaggaatggctcagagaatggaaaggaagcatgcaaaagtggaaagaatacaagaacttgaagaaattgctaagctgtccagcctgacctctgcGCACTCAAACGGTAATAGcgtgagctacagaggtccaaatatTTCCGTTCCAGgtgcgttgaaaagctaacgtctggggcttcgatttgatatataatttgccatagcggCCATACAGctaggtgacgcgaacgcgtgctctaCGCAGACGCGTCGAagtgacgaaaatcagcgtggcagatttcacccccagcgatttctgggctatttccaGCCCAGTTTCAAgctcagaaaacacagattaaaggctgcaaagtggaggaatgaaagGGGATggctcataattcactttctataatttagatgtagtttttagagagagaggttctctcatctctcttaggttttaggaattaggttttctcttagttttaggatttatgattatttcttctttatcaTAGGTTCagtgtttctttaatttattttctacttttattttattactttaattgatatttatcttttcaatttagcttatgaacctctccatgttagatttgaatttatgtttaaacatagtttgaggtatttcagatttatgattgctttattctatttatgatgttttcaatttaatttagaattttcccGTTTGCctttggttaagtaattggtgacgattgagttatcaaactcgaggtgttgactgaaaattagaattctttgctaattaatttggattccactaactctagcctttccaagGGAAatactaggacttgaggattcatattgatttatccacctgacttaccttcatagttagaggttgactaagtggcagcaaaagccaattctcatcacaattgataaggataactaggataggacttccaattctcataccttgccaagagattttataattattaatttatttgtcttgctatttaaattacttgttccttattttaaaaacctaaaattatacTGTTTTctttaaccaataataaatcacacctccctacaatttcttgagaagatgacccgaggtttgaatacttcggttatttatttttattgggtttgcttaagtgacaaacaaaacttttgtaagaaaggattttttgttggtttagaagctatacttacaacacgattatatttgtgaatttctttaccaatAAAAATATGATCGTCAACTACCTCATTCATTCATGGGTTCAGCCTTCTCTGTTGCTGTCTTGAGGGCTTTGCACCTTCCTCAAGTAGGATCTTTTGCATGTACATTGAAGGACTGATTCTCTTTAGATTTGCAAGTGTCCAACCTATAACATCCTTATTTTGTTTCAGCACTTGGATTAACTCCTCTACTTGTTCCTCATTCAGGTTTGAGTTAATGATTACTGGGTATGTATTGTTATCTCCCAAGTAAGCATATTTCAAACATGGTGGTAGAATCTTAAGTTCCAACTTTTGTGCTTCCGATTCCATCTTGCTTGGCCTATCCAACATGACTGATTTATCCATAGCCACTAGTGGTTGCTCACCATATGAGACTTGTTGATCTTGCTCTTAGGTTTCTTCACATTGTTCCTCCTCTAGGAATCCTTGAACCAAGTTTTCAATGGTATCCAGCATCATGCATTCACTAATGACTTCCTTGGGGCAGCTCATTGCCTTGAAGACATTAAAAACTATCTTCTCTTCATGTAATCTCAAGACTAGCTCCTctttttgaacatcaattaTAGCTCCAGCAGTAGCTAGGAATGGCCTTCCTAGGATGATAGATGTGCTGGCTTCTTCCTCCACGTCAAGCACAACAAAATAAGCTGGGAAGATGAATTCTCCCACTTTCACCAATAGATCTTCCACCACACCATAGGGGAATTTAAACGTTCTGTCAGCCAATTGaagtgccattcttgttggcttgGCTTCCTCTATTCTCATTCTTTTCATCATGGCCAAAGAaatgagatttatgcttgctccgaGGTCACATAATGCCTTCTCAACGTTCATATCCCCAATGATACATGGGATTTGAAAACTCCCAAGGTCTTTCAATTTCTGGGGGAGCTTCTTTTGTATTATAGCACTGCACTCTTCAGTAAGTACCACAGTTTCTTTCTCACCCCAGTTTCTTTTCCTTGTCATAAGTtcttttaagaacttggcatagagcgGCATTTTCTCTAGTGCCTCAGCAAAGGGTATGATCATCTGGAGCTTCTTGAAGATTTTTAGGAATCTAGAGAATTAGCTGTAATCTAGAGAATTAGCTGTCTTTCCCAACCTTCCTCATCCTTTGTGGATAGGGTGCTTGTCGCACATAAGGCTTCAGAACTTGCTTTGGTGAGGATGGTGCAGAggtcttttcttcttcttggtgGCTTTGACTTGAGGGGTGTTTCTTCTACAacctttccacttcttagtGTTATGGCCTTGTACTCTCCCCTTGGGTTAGCCATGGTGTCATTAGGAAAAGTATGTGTGGACATAGGTATTTGCTTAGATAAGCTCCCTAATTGTGCCTCCAACTTTGAAATCGCTACCCCTTGATTCTTTATGTTGGATCTGACATTTTCCTGGTTAACATCTATCTTTTTGTCAGCCTGCAGCTGTCTTTTCAGGATAGTGGAGATAGTTTTGGTCAGTTGTGTTGACAATTATGCTATGGCTGCCTCCAATTTTGAGAAACTGCTGTTGGTTTCACATGGTTGCATGGTGGGGGTTGATGTATcttggtggtggttgttgtgtGTTTGCTGTTGATGACCGAAATTCACTACCCACATATAATGAATCCGttctttggcaagcgcaccaaattgtcgtcaagtaataacccacaatgGAGTAGGATTGTATCCACATAGATTAAttggattaagcaatcaatagttgattaattatcctagttagacgattcAATTTTGAGTGATAAGCAACAAGAAAACTAAATGACAtgaaaataaaggaaagcaataaagtgcaagaaagtaaatggcaaggaaagtaaagtacaagaaagtaaagtattggaaatgtaaagtgcagaaaatgtaaataaccacaaagtaaat
The genomic region above belongs to Arachis duranensis cultivar V14167 chromosome 3, aradu.V14167.gnm2.J7QH, whole genome shotgun sequence and contains:
- the LOC107479227 gene encoding uncharacterized protein LOC107479227, producing MPLYAKFLKELMTRKRNWGEKETVVLTEECSAIIQKKLPQKLKDLGSFQIPCIIGDMNVEKALCDLGASINLISLAMMKRMRIEEAKPTRMALQLADRTFKFPYGVVEDLLVKVGEFIFPAYFVVLDVEEEASTSIILGRPFLATAGAIIDVQKEELVLRLHEEKIVFNVFKAMSCPKEVISECMMLDTIENLVQGFLEEEQCEET